The following proteins are co-located in the Pontibacillus halophilus JSM 076056 = DSM 19796 genome:
- the metG gene encoding methionine--tRNA ligase: protein MPEEKNTFYITTPIYYPSGNLHIGHAYTTVAGDAMARYKRLRGYEVMYLTGTDEHGQKIQRKAEDKGVTPQQYVDEIVSGIKDLWSKMDISIDDFIRTTESRHTEVVEKIFSYLLEKGDIYLDQYEGWYCTSCESFFTERQLVDGRCPDCGNEVEKVKEESYFFKMSKYVDQLLEFYEQNPHFIQPESRKNEMINNFIKPGLEDLAISRTSFDWGVKVPNDPKHVIYVWIDALSNYITALGYGTDNDEIYQKFWPADVHLMSKEIVRFHTIYWPIMLMALDLPLPKQVFAHGWILMKDGKMSKSKGNVVDPNDLIDRYGLDPLRYYLLREVPFGSDGVFTPEGFVERTNFDLANDLGNLVNRTVAMIGKYFDGQIPSLKAGETEVDQSLEQAAKETKESVEEAMDNMQFSVALVNLWSFVSRTNKYIDETTPWVLAKDESQKERLGNVMAHLAESIRHIAVMLQPFMTRTPKRILEQLGIEDEGYLVWDSLNEFGQIPAGTQVQKGEPIFPRLDTEEETQLIKSMMKGGTPEPETEEEADESNEIAIDDFMKVDLRVAEVVEADKHPKADKLLRLQLDLGTEKRQVVSGIAQHYSPEDLIGKKVVCVTNLKPVKLRGELSQGMVLAGDDENGTLSLASIDQSLPNGTRVK, encoded by the coding sequence CTATCCAAGCGGAAACTTGCACATTGGTCATGCGTATACGACTGTTGCAGGCGATGCAATGGCTCGATATAAACGATTGAGAGGCTATGAAGTCATGTATTTAACAGGTACAGACGAACACGGCCAGAAGATCCAGAGAAAAGCAGAAGATAAAGGGGTTACCCCACAACAGTATGTTGATGAGATTGTAAGTGGAATTAAAGACCTTTGGTCGAAGATGGACATTTCAATTGATGACTTCATTCGTACAACAGAATCTCGTCACACAGAAGTAGTCGAGAAAATCTTCTCCTATTTACTAGAGAAAGGTGATATCTACCTTGATCAGTATGAAGGTTGGTATTGTACTTCTTGTGAATCATTCTTTACTGAACGTCAATTGGTAGATGGTCGTTGCCCGGACTGTGGGAACGAAGTAGAGAAGGTTAAAGAAGAATCCTATTTCTTCAAGATGAGTAAATACGTTGATCAACTTCTTGAATTCTACGAACAGAATCCACATTTCATTCAACCTGAAAGCCGTAAGAATGAAATGATCAACAACTTCATTAAACCAGGCCTTGAAGACTTGGCCATTTCAAGAACATCCTTTGACTGGGGCGTAAAAGTTCCAAACGATCCGAAGCACGTGATTTATGTATGGATTGACGCATTGAGCAACTATATTACGGCTCTTGGGTATGGTACTGATAATGACGAAATTTATCAGAAATTCTGGCCGGCAGACGTGCACCTTATGAGTAAAGAGATTGTACGTTTCCATACTATTTACTGGCCAATCATGCTTATGGCATTGGATCTTCCTCTACCGAAGCAAGTATTTGCTCATGGCTGGATTCTAATGAAAGATGGCAAGATGTCTAAATCCAAAGGGAACGTGGTGGACCCGAACGACTTAATCGACCGCTACGGTTTAGATCCTCTTCGTTATTATTTACTTCGTGAAGTTCCATTTGGTTCTGATGGCGTATTTACACCTGAAGGATTCGTTGAGCGCACAAACTTCGATTTGGCGAACGATTTAGGAAACCTTGTGAACCGTACTGTTGCGATGATTGGGAAATACTTTGACGGGCAAATTCCAAGTCTGAAAGCAGGAGAGACAGAAGTTGACCAGTCTCTTGAGCAAGCGGCGAAGGAAACGAAAGAGTCAGTTGAAGAAGCGATGGACAACATGCAGTTCTCTGTTGCGCTTGTAAATCTGTGGTCCTTCGTAAGTCGTACGAACAAGTACATCGATGAGACAACTCCATGGGTGCTTGCGAAAGATGAATCTCAGAAAGAGCGTCTTGGCAACGTGATGGCTCACTTAGCTGAATCAATCCGCCATATTGCGGTTATGCTACAGCCATTCATGACGCGCACGCCTAAGCGCATCCTTGAGCAACTTGGAATTGAAGATGAGGGTTACCTAGTATGGGACAGCTTGAACGAGTTTGGACAAATTCCTGCAGGTACACAAGTTCAAAAAGGAGAGCCGATCTTCCCTCGTCTTGATACAGAGGAAGAAACGCAATTGATTAAGAGCATGATGAAGGGTGGAACTCCTGAGCCTGAAACGGAAGAAGAAGCGGATGAATCCAATGAAATTGCAATTGATGATTTCATGAAGGTGGATCTGCGCGTGGCAGAAGTTGTGGAAGCGGACAAACACCCTAAAGCGGATAAGCTTCTTCGCCTTCAGCTCGACTTAGGTACTGAGAAACGTCAGGTGGTATCAGGAATCGCACAACATTATTCCCCTGAAGATTTAATCGGGAAGAAAGTGGTCTGTGTGACAAATCTAAAACCTGTTAAGCTACGTGGTGAACTATCTCAAGGAATGGTATTAGCGGGCGATGATGAGAATGGAACATTGTCTCTTGCTTCTATAGACCAATCCTTGCCGAACGGTACACGTGTTAAATAA